Within the Maribacter sp. BPC-D8 genome, the region TTGCCATTTGCTGTAAGCTCTTTAATATAATTTTTGTTGACTTTGCTCCAAACACTTTTAGGTTTCCGTGGGCAGAAGTACTGTCTTCGTTTGCCATTGCCTAAGCTTTTTACGGTACTATCTATCCATCCATAACAAAGTGCTACTTGTACAGCCTCTTCCCATCGCATACTTTTGTTTTCATGAGCAACAGCATAGAAAATAAGATGAACACCCGATTGTTCAGAATGGTTATTATGCAACCAATTTTTGAATTCATTGTCATTTTTAAAATATAACTCAGGTTTGTTTATCATAATTTTATTAAAGGGGTATTAATCTATCATAAATGTACAATGATTAACACAGAAAGTATTGGTAAATACAGATGCGCGCCCTATTTTTATGCTTTCTAAAATCAACTAAACAACAACAACAATTTACGTATGAAAAAAATCTTCATTGCGCTGCTTTTGGGCTTTGCGCTTATTATTGTCTCTTGTGGTGGCAATAAAAGAGAAGGAGAACCTAAGGTTTTGGTCTTCTCAAAAACAATGGCTTTTAAGCATGCATCAATCCCTGCGGGCATTGCAGCCATTCAAAAGTTAGGAACAGAAAACGGATTTGCAGTCGATACTACCAAAAATGCAGATCTATTTACAGATGAAAACCTAAAGCAATATTCA harbors:
- a CDS encoding YdeI/OmpD-associated family protein, which translates into the protein MINKPELYFKNDNEFKNWLHNNHSEQSGVHLIFYAVAHENKSMRWEEAVQVALCYGWIDSTVKSLGNGKRRQYFCPRKPKSVWSKVNKNYIKELTANGKMHATGLASIKIAKENGSWTSLDDVENGVIPEELQTAFDKNTEAFSNFKKFTHSQRKGYLYFLNQAKRQETRNKRIKEIIQHAAENVKYRNNGGR